From Rhodovastum atsumiense, a single genomic window includes:
- the nifD gene encoding nitrogenase molybdenum-iron protein alpha chain produces MPLDDYTNNAELHERLIAEVLAAYPDKSRKRRQKHLAVAKPIQGEAEADAEAGSATECAVKSNIKSVPGVMTIRGCAYAGSKGVVWGPIKDMVHISHGPVGCGHYSWSQRRNYYTGTTGVDSFVTMQFTSDFQERDIVFGGDKKLEKLIDEIDTLFPLSKGISIQSECPIGLIGDDIEAVSRKKNKETGKTIVPVRCEGFRGVSQSLGHHIANDCIRDWVLDKKDNDFEAGPYDVNVIGDYNIGGDAWASRRLLEEIGLRVVGNWSGDATLAEIERSPKAKLNLIHCYRSMNYICRHMEEKYGVAWMEYNFFGPSQIAASLRAIAARFDQTIQDNAERVIASYQPMVDAVLARYKPRLEGKTVMLYVGGLRPRHVVTAYEDLGMQIVGAGYEFAHNDDYQRTGHYVKEGTLIYDDVTGYELERFIEGVRPDLVGSGIKEKYPTQKLGVPFRQMHSWDYSGPYHGYDGFAIFARDMDLAINNPVWGLFKAPWKKEKAA; encoded by the coding sequence ATGCCCCTCGACGACTACACCAACAACGCCGAGCTTCACGAGCGCCTCATTGCCGAAGTGCTCGCGGCCTATCCCGACAAGTCGCGCAAGCGTCGCCAGAAGCACCTGGCCGTGGCCAAGCCGATCCAGGGCGAGGCCGAGGCCGACGCCGAGGCCGGCTCGGCCACCGAATGTGCGGTCAAGTCGAACATCAAGTCGGTCCCCGGCGTGATGACGATCCGTGGCTGCGCCTATGCCGGCTCGAAGGGCGTGGTCTGGGGCCCGATCAAGGACATGGTGCATATCAGCCATGGCCCGGTCGGGTGCGGCCATTATTCCTGGTCGCAGCGCCGCAACTACTACACCGGCACCACCGGCGTGGACAGCTTCGTGACGATGCAGTTCACCTCCGACTTCCAGGAGCGTGACATCGTCTTCGGCGGCGACAAGAAGCTCGAGAAGCTCATCGACGAAATCGACACTCTTTTCCCGCTCTCCAAGGGCATCTCGATCCAGTCGGAATGCCCGATCGGCCTGATCGGCGACGACATCGAAGCGGTGTCGCGCAAGAAGAACAAGGAGACCGGCAAGACCATCGTTCCGGTCCGCTGCGAAGGCTTCCGCGGCGTTTCCCAGTCGCTCGGCCACCACATCGCCAATGACTGCATCCGCGACTGGGTGCTGGACAAGAAGGACAACGACTTCGAGGCCGGCCCCTACGACGTCAACGTCATCGGCGACTACAACATCGGTGGCGATGCCTGGGCCTCCCGCCGGCTGCTCGAGGAAATCGGGCTGCGCGTGGTCGGCAACTGGTCGGGCGACGCGACGCTGGCCGAGATCGAGCGTTCGCCGAAGGCCAAGCTGAACCTTATCCACTGCTACCGGTCGATGAACTACATCTGCCGGCACATGGAAGAGAAGTACGGCGTCGCCTGGATGGAGTACAACTTCTTCGGCCCGTCGCAGATCGCCGCCAGCCTGCGCGCGATTGCCGCGCGGTTCGACCAGACCATCCAGGACAACGCCGAGCGCGTCATCGCCAGCTACCAGCCGATGGTCGATGCCGTGCTCGCGCGCTACAAGCCGCGGCTCGAGGGCAAGACGGTCATGCTCTATGTCGGCGGCCTGCGCCCACGCCACGTGGTGACGGCCTACGAGGATCTGGGCATGCAGATCGTCGGCGCCGGCTACGAATTCGCCCATAACGACGATTATCAGCGCACCGGCCACTACGTGAAGGAAGGCACGCTGATCTATGACGACGTGACCGGCTACGAGCTGGAGCGCTTCATCGAGGGCGTCCGTCCCGACCTCGTGGGTTCCGGCATCAAGGAGAAGTACCCGACGCAGAAGCTGGGCGTTCCGTTCCGGCAGATGCATTCCTGGGACTACTCGGGCCCGTATCACGGCTACGACGGCTTCGCCATCTTCGCCCGCGACATGGATCTCGCGATCAACAACCCGGTCTGGGGTCTCTTCAAGGCACCCTGGAAGAAGGAAAAGGCCGCCTGA